GAAAAGGAATTGAACAGCCGAATGAAAAAGAATGGTGGGAATTTTGGAAATAAACTACGGCGTACAACATTGTATAACCGCAATTACGGCGGATTCGACTACGTCCGAATCCACTCGGAATTGCTAACGTCAGTACTTAACCGAAAATTAGTAAATTTAAACCCGTAACTGACGGTTATACTAGACCGTTACCACACATTTGAAAAAACCAATTGAAATAGAATTAACATTTGTAAGAAAAGATTTTGAAGAGGTCTATTTCAATGGAAATCAAGCGAACTATTTCAAAAGTCAGACCACGAAAAAACCATTTCAAAATATTTTGATTTCTGGACTTATATTTTCTCTCTTATTATATAATACTATAACAGAAAATTCTGGACATATTTTAACTATTGTTCTTGGAATCTTTTTTGTTTATAATATAACTCTGTTTTTGATTAAAGCTTATGAAATATTTAAAAGAAGAAGTAAAGTAAAAAAATATTTAGATGATGTAGAAAAAATTAAGAGTCATAAATTAATATTAACTGATACTTCGTTCGAAATAATACAAGAACACGAAAAGACAATTGAAAAGTGGACTGACTTTAAATCTAGCGAAAGTAATGACTTGTTTATCTATCTATTATCTGAAAAAGAAAATTATCTAATTCCGAGTAAGTCAATGACTGAACAGGAATATATTGAGCTGACTAATATTGTGACTGAAAAGATAAAAGCAGAAATATGACAAAGAATATAATACTGAACATATTGTTATTTTCTGCCCTAGCCATTCTACTTGTTGTATTACAAGTCTTTATTTTTTGGTTTATGTATGGCGAAGGAGCTGAATCTGGGAGAATAGCGGATTTATGGTATGTTAGCTTAATTTTAGAATATTTACCTTTATTTATCATTTTAAGTATTATATCGTTTAAGACATTCAAACGTTATAAAGACAAAGAATTTGAGAAAGTAAAAGCGAACTTAATTTCAGTTTTGATATTAACAGTTTTATATTTATTTAGGTATGAAATTATCAACTTAATCGGATAAAAAACGTGTGGTAACACCGTATATAATTTATTGCTAGTTCTAGCCTACTTACGAAAATCCTTAGGGGATTTTCTATTCCGCTTTTATTTACTAAATTAGTTGCTCGAAAAACGCAACAAATAATATACAAAAACGTTGGCAACAAGCTAAAAAAACATCCGTATTCAAAATGAAATTGATTTTTATAATATTATTTTTTCTACTAAACAGTTGTGCTGTGAAAGCCCAAAATGACACAATCAATAGAAAATATAAAGACACAAAGGAACTTAATGCTCAAATTGAAAAAGATAAAATTGAATCTATAATTTATGTCGACAGCACTTTTGGATACAAAGTTGAAATTCCTGAATGGTTAACTCTCAGAGAAACTGGGAATGACAAAATTTTAGGTGGAACTTTTCCCGAAATTGAGCGAATTGAAAATGCATTAATGATTCAAGGATTTGAAAAATCAAAATTTAAATCTTTTGAGCATTTTAAAGAAACGTATATTACAGGCAATGTATTCGGAAAAAAAACTTTATTTAGTGAAAACCATATTTGGTATGGAAAAAGTAGTCAAGAATTTAAAGAAATAGAAAAAGGAATAAGTTGGAGAGTTTTTACTTTTTTTCAAAATAAGATTTATCACAATAATTTTGTTTTGATAGAAACTAATAAAGCTTTCCTTTGGATTCAATTTGTTGCGACACCAGAAACGTACGAACTGAATTTACCAAAGTTTACGGAATTTGTTTCTGGAATTGAATTTGTGGAATAAAGCCAGATTGCCAACACCGTATATAATTTATTGCTGGCTTCTCGCTCACTTACGAAAGTCCTCGCGGACTTTCTTGGTCGGTAATTATTTACTAAATTAGTTGCTTAAACCACGCAACAAACCATATACAAACACGTTGGCAACAAGCAAAAAACATCGATGAAAAAAATATTATTTGGAATAATTACATTATTAGCTATTTCTTGCAATGAAAAAAAAGAAACAAAATTTTCTTTAAATGGGGCAACAAACGGAATTGAAAACGGAACGACTCTTTATTTAAATATTGAGAATAAAATAATTGACTCAACAAAGGTTGAGAATAATACTTTTGCATTTAACTCTAAATTACCTAGCTCACCATTACAAATAATAATAAGAAAAAAGGACTTTTCTCAATTTAGGTATTTATGGGCAGAGAATAATCCAATGACTTTTGACGCAACTAAAACGGATTTTAAAAATGCTAAAATAACTGGTTCTGAATCAGAAAATTTAAATTTCAGTCTTAATCAAAAAACTGACACTTTGCCCAGAAGTGAAAGACAAAAATTAGAAATCGAATTTGTCAAAAACAATCCAAATAGTATTATAAGTGCTTCAATGCTTTCTTTCTATTCCACAACTTGGGGAAAAGAAAAAACCAAAGAACTTTATGAACAACTCTCGTCAGAAAATAAAAATTCAAAATTCGGAAAGGAAATCACAAAATATATTGAACTAAATAAAGAACCAAAAATAGGAGAAAAGTTTGCAGACTTTGAATCGGAAGACCAAAATGGAAAATTAATAAAATTGTCTGAATTAAAAGGAAAGGCTCTTCTTCTTGAATTTTGGGCGTCTTGGTGTGGTGGTTGTCGCCAAGAGAACCCTAATCTTGTAAAAACCTACGAAAAATTTAATCCAAAAGGTTTTGAAATATTAGCAGTTTCATTAGACGAGGATAAAGAAAGTTGGTTAAAAGCAATTGAGAAAGATGGTTTAAATTGGGAACACGTAAGTGATTTAAAAGGTCAAAGAAACGAAGCTTTACTGATTTATGGAATTAACGGAGTACCTGACAACTTTTTAATTGCCGAAAACGGAGAGATAATTGGAAGAAATTTAAGAGGAGACGAATTGAATGCAAAGCTAAAAGAAATATTAGAATAATGCCAGATTGCCAACACAATATATAAAAAATGCTTAGTTTAGTCTTAAAACAAAAGTCAGTGCCGTTTTGATACATCTGATTTTCCTGCAGAAAATCCTCGCACACAAAACAGCACTTTTCATATACAAACCGTTAGCTTTAATATGCTAAAAAAATGAAACTAAGACAAAAAAGAGGAGAAAAAATTAAAGAGTTTGAATTAATAAATAATGAATTATTCATCAAAGAAAAAAGTCTTTTAAACTCAAAAGAATGGTCTGTCAATATTGAGAATATTGCTCATCACAAAACAATTGAAACTTACTCTAAAAAAGGAGTTAATATTATTGGAATGGTATTTATTCTCATTCCAATTTTATCATGGATTGGATTATATATTGAAGGAAACCCTAATGGAGAAAAAGACGGAATTATTTGGGCTGGAATTTTCATGCTCATTATAGGAATTATTACTTTAAAAGCTCCAATGAATAATACTTTGACTATTAATACAACTCATGGGAATTTAATTTTTTATTTAGACTATCCATCAAAAAAAGAGGTTGAAGAATTTTCTTCAATTTTAATTGAAAAGTCTAAAAAGGTTTTAGTTGAAAAATATTCTAGAGTAGATTTTGATATTCCTGAAGAAACTTTTATAGAACAAATAAATTGGTTACTGAATAATAACTTAATTGACATCAACTTATATAATGAAAAGAAAAATGAATACAAAATAAATAGATTAATCAAGTAAATACTAAAGCTAACAACGTATATAATTTATTGCTACTACAAGCCTACTTACGAAAATCCTTAGGGGATTTTCTATTCCGCTTTTATTTACTAAATTAGTTGCTCGAAATACGCAACAAATAATATACAAAAACGTTGGGTTTCATTAGCGGAAATCGTTAAAATTTGAAAATTTAGTTTTTAAATAAAATTTAAAATAGCTCGAAAAATATTTAGAAAAAAGCTTCTTTAATTACCTCAGGAAATCGCACAAAAAATCATTTTGAAAATTATAGTTTTTTAAGAATATTTTTTACATTTTGAAAAATTCTAATTGAAAACTGTTGTGTGAAAAGTCATTTTAAAAACTATAGTTTTTTTAATAATATTTTTTGCATTTTGAAAAATTCTGATTGAAAACTGTTGTGTGAAAATAGAAACGTGAAATGAAAGAGTTTTAAAATAAAATTCTACATTATTTTACTTTTTGAAAAATTTTTAAAAATATGAAAAATCGGAATTGAAGCTAAAAACGTGAAAATTAAAACCGTAGAATTAAAAACTTTGAGAAAAATAATTACTGTAAAATATGAGAATTTAAAAAATAGGTAGAAGAAAATACAAAAACTATAAAACGAAAACCCAACAGCGTGCATAGTTCATTGCTTATTGATTTTCTTGCAGAAAATCCTCCCGCATGTTAAAGTTCTCGTTTTTTAAACTATATTAGTGCTATGTTTTCGCAACGAAACCATGCACAAAAACGTTGCAAATAATGGCGGAATTTCCTCAGAAATTCCTAATTAGTGATTTATCTTTTCTAGAAATTAATATTGAATAATATTACGCTGGAAAAATTGAAAATGACTACTACTCTATTTTTAGAAAATAAATCCTAAAAAGAGAAAAACAGAATTAAGCTCTGAAAAATGAAGCGTGAATAAATAGTGTAAAATCCTGAAATAGGTTGACTAAAATTTAAACACTTTTAGTTAAACTATGGACACAAAGACAAAACTACCCTGCCGAAAAAAGAACTACAATAAAGTAGGTTTTGAACTCAAATTATTCATCATTGACCAAATTCATAATGGACGTATTTCTGTTAATTACGCCGCTAAAAAATACGATATTTCTAGAGCTACAATTCAGTACTGGATCAAAAAATATAGTACTTTTGAACAAAAAAAATTAGGCGTGAGTAAACAAGATGAAATCAAAAAACTCAAAGAGAAAATTGAAGAACTAGAATTTGTAAAAGATTTTCAACAAGATATTATCGCTGATATGGAAATCATTACTGGTGTCGATATGTCAAAAAAGTCATTGCCCAAAACATTAGCAGAAGAGATTCAAAAAAAGAAGCAAAACCGTTTAAAAGAAAATGGTTAATTCAATGTTTTGGGATTAGTAAACAGGCCTTTTACAAACGATTAAAATCTTATCAAATAAAGCAAAATAACGAACTTATATTAACACAATTAGTCAAACAATGTCGTGATAGAATTGGTCAGAAATTAGGGGCTAAAAAACTATATCATCAATTAAAAATTGATATCGATAAAAAAGGAATAAAAATAGGGCGAGACAAGTTCTATAATTTCTTAAGAAGCCATAGATTACTAGTACCTAGAACAAAAAACTATCATATTACAACGAATTCTAAACATCATTTTTATAAGTATAAAAACCTTGTATCAAACAAAATCCCGACAAGAGCGGAACAACTTTGGGTAACAGATATTACCTATATAAAAACAGAAAAAGGTCATAATTATTTAGCTTTAGTAACAGATGCATATTCTAAGAAAATAATGGGGTATAAATTAGACACACATATGAGAACATCGCTTTGTATAGATGCACTCAAAATGGCTATCAAAAATCGAAAATATCCGAATGAAAAACTAATTCATCATTCAGATAGAGGACTACAATATTGCAATCC
The Tenacibaculum pacificus DNA segment above includes these coding regions:
- a CDS encoding IS3 family transposase, whose protein sequence is MSKQAFYKRLKSYQIKQNNELILTQLVKQCRDRIGQKLGAKKLYHQLKIDIDKKGIKIGRDKFYNFLRSHRLLVPRTKNYHITTNSKHHFYKYKNLVSNKIPTRAEQLWVTDITYIKTEKGHNYLALVTDAYSKKIMGYKLDTHMRTSLCIDALKMAIKNRKYPNEKLIHHSDRGLQYCNPTYTLFAEKNGLIMSMTEKYDPYENAIAERINRTLKYEYGLKLTIKNTILAKKITKSAINIYNNLRPHLSLDLNTPKKVHINQNIEYKSYRRNKKNLELLTL
- a CDS encoding transposase, yielding MDTKTKLPCRKKNYNKVGFELKLFIIDQIHNGRISVNYAAKKYDISRATIQYWIKKYSTFEQKKLGVSKQDEIKKLKEKIEELEFVKDFQQDIIADMEIITGVDMSKKSLPKTLAEEIQKKKQNRLKENG
- a CDS encoding TlpA disulfide reductase family protein translates to MKKILFGIITLLAISCNEKKETKFSLNGATNGIENGTTLYLNIENKIIDSTKVENNTFAFNSKLPSSPLQIIIRKKDFSQFRYLWAENNPMTFDATKTDFKNAKITGSESENLNFSLNQKTDTLPRSERQKLEIEFVKNNPNSIISASMLSFYSTTWGKEKTKELYEQLSSENKNSKFGKEITKYIELNKEPKIGEKFADFESEDQNGKLIKLSELKGKALLLEFWASWCGGCRQENPNLVKTYEKFNPKGFEILAVSLDEDKESWLKAIEKDGLNWEHVSDLKGQRNEALLIYGINGVPDNFLIAENGEIIGRNLRGDELNAKLKEILE